A single genomic interval of Helianthus annuus cultivar XRQ/B chromosome 6, HanXRQr2.0-SUNRISE, whole genome shotgun sequence harbors:
- the LOC110944979 gene encoding uncharacterized protein LOC110944979, translating into MIRSSIRQFVWYSIGNGRDTNAWYDNWCDHSPLGDFITPRRIHGAGFNMQSSVADLVGSLNEWIWPDTWFQLYPVLTNFIPPALNQNSDKLIWKDGQHMQKEFSASEVWDNIRSRGEEVNWAELVWFSQCIPRHSFHMWLVIKNKLKTQDRMRIWDAGSATNLNLMCCPLCRKGKDSRDHLFFQCAYGEQVWNMVKTMAYMDVVDANWDSIMTWFSQHRSSKSPEVLVGKMVVAASTYFIWQERNNRLFTPNQRKAALLADIVLHTVRMKLMTFKAGKGSKNPLVLERWKFQVKSMSIDPG; encoded by the coding sequence ATGATTCGATCTTCGATTCGTCAGTTTGTTTGGTATTCTATTGGTAACGGTCGGGACACTAATGCGTGGTATGATAACTGGTGTGACCATAGCCCTTTGGGCGATTTCATTACCCCTAGACGAATACATGGAGCGGGTTTTAATATGCAATCTTCTGTGGCAGATCTTGTAGGTAGCCTCAATGAATGGATATGGCCGGATACATGGTTTCAGTTATACCCGGTTCTCACGAACTTTATTCCTCCGGCTCTTAACCAAAATTCGGACAAGCTGATTTGGAAAGATGGTCAACATATGCAAAAGGAGTTTAGTGCTAGTGAGGTTTGGGATAATATCCGTTCGCGTGGGGAAGAGGTGAACTGGGCTGAATTGGTGTGGTTTAGTCAATGTATCCCTAGACACTCTTTTCACATGTGGCTTGTCATCAAAAACAAGCTGAAAACCCAGGATCGTATGAGGATTTGGGATGCTGGAAGTGCTACTAATCTTAATCTGATGTGTTGTCCTCTTTGCAGGAAGGGTAAAGACTCTCGGGATCATTTATTCTTTCAGTGTGCTTATGGGGAACAAGTGTGGAATATGGTTAAAACTATGGCTTATATGGATGTAGTGGATGCTAATTGGGACTCTATAATGACTTGGTTCTCACAGCATAGATCGAGTAAGTCGCCTGAAGTTTTAGTTGGTAAAATGGTGGTGGCTGCATCTACTTACTTCATTTGGCAAGAAAGAAACAATAGATTATTCACTCCAAATCAAAGGAAGGCTGCGTTGCTTGCTGATATAGTCTTGCATACGGTGCGTATGAAGCTGATGACATTCAAAGCAGGAAAAGGTTCCAAGAATCCGTTAGTTTTAGAGCGGTGGAAGTTCCAAGTGAAGTCTATGAGCATCGATCCAGGCTAG